The following are encoded together in the Robertmurraya sp. FSL R5-0851 genome:
- a CDS encoding alpha/beta hydrolase fold domain-containing protein — protein sequence MKFKKRTFFITVLLTLLLSTSVIAGALNSTSKQLEVPIQKLSVSLISDVVYSQPSIFGYPNYPLKMDILKPNSKDLLPAVVFITGGGFMAANKDNYLQQRMDISEAGYVVTSIEYRVTPQSTFPAPLEDVKSAIRYLRANSAKYGIDPNQIAVMGSSAGGYLAALAGTTNNIKEYDKGDFLDVSSKVNAVIDLYGLSDLTKVGEGYSKEVQEIHKSPSAPEAMWVNGAAVFGPGGSILDHPDKAAKANPITYVTNDDPPFLLMHGDQDTLVSPNQTQILHEALINKGVDSTRYVVKGAGHGGDVWAQPKIVNLIIDFLDSHLKGKENK from the coding sequence ATGAAATTTAAGAAAAGGACCTTTTTCATTACGGTTTTATTAACACTTCTTCTTTCTACTTCAGTTATTGCAGGTGCCTTAAACAGCACCAGTAAACAGCTAGAGGTACCCATTCAAAAATTATCTGTTAGCTTGATTTCTGATGTTGTTTATTCTCAACCATCTATTTTTGGATATCCAAACTATCCATTAAAAATGGATATTTTAAAACCTAATAGTAAAGATCTACTCCCAGCAGTTGTATTTATTACTGGTGGAGGGTTTATGGCAGCTAACAAAGACAACTATTTGCAGCAAAGAATGGATATTTCTGAAGCAGGTTATGTTGTAACTAGTATTGAATATAGGGTAACTCCTCAGAGTACTTTCCCAGCACCACTCGAAGATGTTAAGTCTGCTATTCGCTATTTACGTGCCAACTCTGCAAAGTATGGAATCGATCCTAATCAAATTGCTGTCATGGGTTCTTCTGCGGGAGGATATCTTGCTGCATTAGCAGGTACAACAAATAATATAAAAGAGTATGACAAGGGTGATTTCCTCGATGTAAGCAGTAAAGTCAATGCCGTTATAGATTTGTACGGACTTTCAGATTTAACAAAAGTAGGGGAAGGTTATTCGAAAGAAGTGCAAGAAATTCATAAGTCTCCTTCAGCACCTGAAGCTATGTGGGTTAATGGGGCAGCAGTATTTGGACCGGGCGGTTCCATTCTTGACCATCCTGACAAGGCTGCAAAAGCAAATCCAATTACTTATGTAACAAATGATGACCCTCCTTTCCTGCTAATGCATGGCGATCAAGACACGCTAGTTTCACCGAATCAAACACAAATTCTCCATGAAGCATTAATAAATAAAGGGGTAGATTCAACTCGTTATGTTGTAAAGGGTGCTGGTCACGGTGGAGATGTTTGGGCTCAGCCAAAAATTGTTAATCTTATCATTGACTTTTTAGATTCACATTTAAAGGGAAAAGAAAATAAATAA
- a CDS encoding 3-hydroxyacyl-CoA dehydrogenase NAD-binding domain-containing protein yields the protein MTTQTIGVVGAGSMGTGIANLAAINGFNVVLRDIEEQFLENALNRMSKFMDKSVSRGKLTEEQKQEALSRIQTTTQLEDLRDVDIVIEAVIEDLTLKKEVFSSLDQIVREGVIIATNTSSMSITEIASATTRPERVAGMHFFNPAQIMKLVEVVRGYKTSDETVEELKALSIKLAKEPVEVKKDSPGFIVNRIMLPQFIEAIKLVQEGVASYEDIDKAVKLGLNYPMGPFELQDFAGVDIGYHVMEYFKKEFNNNFYAPPLLLKEVIRAGRYGKKTGAGFYEYE from the coding sequence ATGACCACTCAAACAATCGGTGTTGTAGGAGCTGGATCCATGGGGACGGGTATTGCAAACCTAGCTGCAATTAATGGATTCAATGTTGTATTAAGAGATATTGAGGAGCAATTTTTAGAAAACGCTTTAAATCGAATGAGTAAGTTTATGGATAAAAGTGTTTCAAGAGGAAAATTAACAGAAGAACAGAAACAAGAAGCATTAAGTCGTATACAAACAACCACTCAATTAGAGGATTTGAGGGATGTTGATATCGTAATTGAAGCGGTTATCGAGGATTTAACATTAAAAAAGGAAGTATTCTCAAGCCTCGATCAGATTGTCCGTGAAGGTGTCATTATCGCGACAAACACATCCTCTATGTCAATCACTGAGATTGCTTCGGCAACCACTCGTCCTGAACGAGTAGCAGGAATGCATTTTTTTAATCCTGCACAAATCATGAAGCTAGTAGAAGTGGTACGTGGATATAAGACTAGTGATGAAACGGTAGAAGAATTGAAAGCGCTATCTATAAAGCTAGCAAAAGAACCAGTTGAAGTTAAAAAAGACTCACCAGGATTTATTGTTAATCGTATTATGCTTCCACAGTTTATCGAAGCGATCAAACTAGTTCAAGAGGGAGTGGCCTCTTATGAAGATATTGATAAAGCAGTGAAACTGGGATTGAATTACCCAATGGGCCCTTTTGAGCTTCAAGATTTTGCTGGAGTAGATATTGGTTACCATGTAATGGAGTATTTTAAAAAAGAGTTTAATAACAACTTTTATGCACCGCCACTTCTTTTAAAGGAAGTTATTCGAGCAGGAAGATATGGGAAGAAAACAGGTGCAGGATTTTACGAATATGAATAA